Proteins encoded together in one Lathyrus oleraceus cultivar Zhongwan6 chromosome 5, CAAS_Psat_ZW6_1.0, whole genome shotgun sequence window:
- the LOC127084125 gene encoding phosphatidylinositol 4-phosphate 5-kinase 1, producing MRQSLLSNHQPDANANANSSNNNSSENQQPPPAVVAGRGRSHLGSRRVSPTSITIEFETKRIAKKLLPNGDSYMGSFSGNVPNGSGKYAWSDGCVYEGEWKRGKASGKGKFSWPSGAIYEGGIKLGRMEGFGTFTGSDGDSYRGSWSSDVKHGYGQRRYVNGDYYEGWWKKNVQEGNGRYVWRNGNEYIGEWKNGVINGRGTLVWLNGNRYEGEWENGVPKGQGVFTWPDGSCYVGNWNNKDVKMHLLNGTFYSGNGPLFGDDFAITMRKRSSVEVEGEKNFRKICIWESDGEAGDITCDIIDNVSILNRIGSETVSDPQEIKQFQRNPYCLASEVKRPGETISKGHKNYELMLNLQLGIRHSVGKEASISRELKPSDFDSKEKFWTRFPSEGSKITPPHQSMEFRWKDYCPMVFRQLRKLFQVDPADYMLAICGNAALRELSSPGKSGSFFYLTQDDRYMIKTVKKSEVKVLLRMLRSYYQHVSQYENSLVTKFYGVHCVKPIGGQKTRFIVMGNLFCSEYPIHRRFDLKGSSHGRTTDKAEEEIDETTTLKDLDLNFVFRLQRSWFKDLIKQMERDCEFLEAEGIMDYSLLIGIHFRDDNTYDKMGLSPFLLRTGKQDSYQSEKFMRGYRFLEAELQDRDRVKSGRKSLIRLGANMPARAERMARRSDFDQYTSGGISHFTPYRIGETYDVVLYCGIIDILQDFNISKKLEHAYKSWQVDPSSISAVDPKLYSKRFRDFVGRIFSVDR from the exons ATGCGCCAATCACTTCTCTCCAACCACCAACCAGACGCTAACGCTAACGctaacagcagcaacaacaacagttcagaaaacCAACAACCGCCGCCGGCTGTTGTTGCCGGCCGTGGCCGGTCTCATCTCGGAAGCCGGAGAGTCTCACCTACAAGCATAACAATCGAGTTCGAAACGAAAAGAATCGCGAAGAAGCTATTACCGAACGGTGATTCTTACATGGGGAGTTTCTCCGGTAACGTACCGAATGGATCGGGGAAATACGCATGGAGTGATGGATGTGTTTACGAAGGAGAGTGGAAACGAGGAAAAGCTTCCGGGAAAGGAAAATTCTCGTGGCCTTCCGGAGCTATCTACGAAGGGGGAATTAAGCTAGGTCGAATGGAAGGGTTTGGGACGTTCACCGGATCCGACGGAGATAGTTATAGAGGTTCATGGAGCTCCGATGTAAAGCACGGGTATGGACAGAGGCGTTACGTTAACGGAGATTATTACGAAGGTTGGTGGAAAAAGAATGTTCAAGAAGGAAACGGAAGGTACGTTTGGAGGAACGGGAATGAGTATATTGGGGAATGGAAGAACGGTGTTATTAACGGAAGAGGTACTCTTGTTTGGTTGAATGGGAATCGTTATGAAGGTGAATGGGAGAATGGTGTTCCCAAAGGGCAAGGTGTGTTTACTTGGCCTGATGGAAGTTGCTATGTTGGGAATTGGAATAATAAAGATGTGAAGATGCATTTGttgaatgggactttttattCTGGGAATGGACCTTTGTTTGGGGATGATTTTGCTATAACAATGAGGAAAAGGTCTTCGGTTGAAGTTGAAGGTGAAAAGAATTTTCGGAAGATTTGTATATGGGAATCTGATGGAGAAGCTGGTGATATAACTTGTGATATAATTGATAATGTGTCAATTTTGAATAGGATTGGGAGTGAAACTGTGTCAGATCCACAAGAGATTAAGCAGTTTCAGCGTAATCCTTATTGTTTGGCTTCTGAGGTTAAGAGACCTGGTGAGACTATATCTAAGGGGCATAAGAATTATGAGCTTATGCTTAATCTGCAATTGGGTATTAG GCACTCTGTTGGTAAGGAAGCTTCTATATCGAGAGAGCTAAAACCGAGTGATTTTGATTCGAAGGAGAAGTTTTGGACTAGGTTTCCTTCTGAAGGTTCTAAGATTACGCCACCACATCAATCAATGGAATTCCGTTGGAAGGACTACTGCCCTATGGTTTTTAG ACAATTGAGGAAGCTATTTCAGGTAGATCCTGCTGATTACATGTTAGCTATATGTGGGAATGCTGCCCTTAGGGAGCTTTCATCTCCTGGCAAAAGTGGAAGTTTCTTCTACTTGACCCAAGATGACAGATATATGATAAAGACAGTGAAAAAATCTGAAGTCAAG GTACTTCTTCGGATGCTTCGAAGTTATTATCAACATGTTTCTCAGTATGAGAATTCGCTTGTGACAAAGTTCTATGGGGTACACTGTGTCAAACCAATTGGAGGCCAGAAG ACTCGGTTCATTGTGATGGGCAATCTTTTCTGCTCAGAATATCCAATCCATAGACGATTTGACTTGAAGGGATCTTCACATGGCCGTACAACAGATAAGGCTGAAGAAGAGATTGATGAAACTACCACCCTCAAGGACCTGGATCTCAATTTTGTGTTTCGCCTGCAAAGAAGTTGGTTCAAGGATCTCATCAA ACAAATGGAACGGGATTGTGAGTTTTTGGAAGCCGAGGGAATTATGGATTACAGTCTTTTGATTGGCATTCATTTTCGTGATGATAATACATATGACAAAATGGGATTGTCACCGTTTCTTTTACGAACTG GCAAGCAGGACTCTTATCAGAGTGAAAAGTTTATGCGTGGTTATCGCTTCCTTGAAGCAGAGCTACAGGATAGGGATCGAGTCAAATCTGGCCG GAAATCCTTGATTAGGTTAGGAGCTAATATGCCTGCAAGAGCAGAGCGCATGGCTCGGAGGAGTGATTTTGACCAGTACACCAGTGGTGGTATCAGCCATTTTACTCCTTATCGCATTGGAGAGACCTATGATGTTGTTTTATATTGTGGGATTATCGACATTTTGCAAGATTTTAACATCAGCAAGAAGCTGGAACATGCATACAAGTCCTGGCAGGTTGACCCTTCATCTATCTCAGCCGTTGATCCAAAGCTCTACTCGAAGAGGTTTCGTGATTTTGTTGGGAGAATATTCAGCGTAGACCGGTAG